Below is a window of Cupriavidus sp. MP-37 DNA.
AGATTGCGGCGATGCTGGGCGAGAAGTTCGAGACCGTGAAGAGCCGGCTACGCTATGCCTTTGCACGACTGCGCGCGGATCTGGCCGGCAGCGTGCCGGAGTCGCGGCCATGAGCGCCGCTGACCGTTTCATCGCCGGCGAGGACCGGCTCTCGGCACTGCTGAAAGCCGTGCCGGCCTACCCGCCGCCACCGGCACTGGAAGCCTCCGTGCTTGCCGCCGCGCGCGCCGCGCAGCAGCAGGCCGACGGCGCCGGGCTGCCCTTTGCTGCGCCGCCGGCACTGGCCGCCGCCGTGCTGGAAGAAGCCGCGCGGCTGCAGGCCGCCCAGGCGGCGCGGCGCGATGCGGTGCTGGCGCGGGTGGCCGCGGGCGAGGCGGCGGAAGACGTGTTCGGCGCACGGCTCGGCCCGGCCGCGGCCGGGTGGCTGCAAGCCCGGGCTGCGGAATCCGCCCGGAACACCGCACCGCCATCCTCCACGCCCAGCCTCACGCCTGCCGCACGCGCGCGCCGGTGGTGGCGTTCGCTCGGGCTGGTCGCCAGCGTCGCCGCGGTGGCCGGGCTGACCACCAGCATCGTGCTGCGGCAGATCGACGATGGCGCGCTATCGCCGACGGAGACCGCCGAGATGGCGGCGGCCGAGATCGCCGCGCCCGAGCCAGCGCCGGCAGCGTCGACGGCACCATCGCCACCCTTGCCGGAGACCGCCGCGGCATCGCCCCCCAAACCCGCAGCGCCAGCCGCCAAGGCCGCTCCGCCTGCGACCCGCCCGGCATCTCGCGCAGCGCCCGGCACAGAGGCGACCCGAAGCGTTCCGCACGAACCCGCGCTGGACCGCGAGGCCCCGACACCAGCGAGCCCGGCCGCGCCGCAGGCGCCGGCTGACGCAGCCATCGCGCAAGCCGCACCATCAGCGCCCGCGCCTGCCGCACCGCCGGCCTTTGCACTCAAGGCTGCCCCAGCGATGGCTGCGCGTGCCCCGGCGGCGGCGTCCGCCCTCACCGTCTCGACCCGGGACGATCCCGCGGCCATCGCGGCGCGCCTGGGCACGGCAGCGCCGCTCGGGCTGTGGGCAGCCGAGCCCGACCATGTGGAGATCCGGGAATGGGCGCAACGGCTGTGGCAGGCGATGCCGGCGGGTCTGCGCCCGCCCGTGCCGGTTGCGGTGCAGGCCGATCCCACGCTGGCGCCTGGCCAGGTACGGATCGAGCTGCGTGGAGAGTTGCCGCCGGGCGCGCCGCAATGAGCGCGCCGCGGCATGGTGGTCAGCGCGTGGTGGTCAGCGCGTGGTGAACGACCAGCTCAGGTCCACCGGCTGCGCGCCGAGACGGCCCGTCACCCGCACGGTATAGCGCTGCTGGCTGGCCAGCGGCGCCACCGGCGTGCACACCGCCAGGCCGCGCGCCGCGCTGCTCAGGCCCGAGGAACGGCTGTCGACCTTGATGCAGTTGACGTTGTTGCCTGCCGCATCGGTGATGACGAAGTTGTCGGCATCGAACTGCAGCGAGGTATTGATCGCCTGCAGCGACACCGGGTAGCCCATGGTGCGGTTCTCATAGCCCGGCGCCGGATTGGGGCTTTCGGTGTTGACCCAGTTGACCGGCACGTCGTTCTGGCCATCGAACGGATAGGCCACCATCTGGTTGTCGCTGCCGCCGCGGACCCGGTCGGCGAGGTCGACGGTCTGGTAGTAGCTGGCCGAGGTGCCGCTGCCGTCGGCGCCCACGCGCTCGGCAAAGCCGCTGCCGGCCGAGCCATAGCTGCCCAGCAGCGCGGCGCGGTGGAACGGCGCGTCCACCAGGTCCGACACCAGCGCGTCCTTGGGCGACATCGACAGCTGCGCATTGGCCACCGAGGTCCAGCGGTTGGCGCCGGCCACCACTTCCGCGGTGGCATCGGTCGGATAGGCGGCCTGGATGCGCTCGTGGGCAGTGGCGCCGGTGTAGCCCGGATTGCCGCTGCTTTCGTCGTGCGTCAGCGTGGCGTTGGCCAGCATGTAGTCGGTATGGGCCTGCGCGGCGGCATTGAGCGGGTCGCGCGCCGCCAGCGGCGGCAGGCCCACCTGCTCGCGGCGATAGTTGGCGTAGCACAGGCCGGCGCTGCGCGGCTCCTCCAGTACGCGGTAGTTGCTGACCGCGCTGCCGCGCGCCGGCAGCAGCGAGATGCCGCTGCCCGGCGCGGCGGCCGGCGCCGGACCGCTGACGGTATAGCAGGCCCCGGCCGTGATAGTGGTTGTGGTAGAACCGGCCGGGGAGGTCGGCGACGGGGACGTGGCTGCGCTCTGGCCGCCAGCCGGCGCGCTGGCCTGCGCGCCGGACGGCGCCGATCCGCCTGGCGCGGCACTGGCGGTGGTGGCACCGTCGCCGCCATCGCCGCCGCCGCAGGCGGCCAGCGCCAGCGCCGCGGCGGTACAGAGCGCGGTCAGCGCCAGCGTGGTGTGCCGCGCGCGGCGCGACGGCATGGAGTGGCAATCAGCAGGCAGGCGTTTCCCAATCATCGGTCTGAGTCGTCGTGGTGGAGTCGGCGAATTGGTCTGCCCCGCGGGATCCGCGAGCGCGGACAGCCGGCGCGATAACCCGTCGCGGGCACCGTGCAGGACGGGCTCGCGGTGGCTGCGCCGGGGGCAGAAAGACCGGACGATGGTATGGGCCGCGACCGCGAGGGTCTAGCCCGCGAACAATTGCTTACGTGTGACCCGCGCGCGCCGCACCTGAATCGAATTGGGCCGCGGCAATGTCGGTCGAGCGCCGTCAGCCGGCAGCGGCCACGTCGCCCATGCCGCTGCCGAGCGAGGCCATCACCGCCATCAGCTGCTCGCGCAGCCAGCGGTTGGCGCCGTCGTTCTCGCCGCCCGCGTGCCAGTACAAATGCAGCTCCAGCGACGGCACCTTGAACGGCAGCGACAGCAGCCGGTTGGCATAGGGCTCGTTGGCGATGCGCGCATAGCGCAGCGGCAGCGTGGCGAGCAGGTCGGTGCAGCTGACCACGCGGCACGCCGCGGCGTAATGCTGGCAGCGCAGCCGCACGCGCCGCGTCAGGCCCATGCGATGCAGGGCCTGGTCTTCGAGCCCCGCGCCGCGGCGGCGCGACGACACATGCACGTGTTCGGCCGCGAGGTAGCGCTCCAGCGTCAGTTCCTTCTTCACCAGCGGATGGTCGCGCCGTGCCAGCACCACCATCGGGTCGGCCATGAACGGGGCATGGTGGATCGCCGGCGACACCGGCAGCAGGATGTCGAGCGCGGCGTCGATGGTGCCGGCCAGCAGCTCCGATTCCATCTCGCGCCGGTCGAAGCGGATCGCGGCGATCTCCACCTGCGGCGCCATCGCCGTGACGCGGCTCATCAGCGGCGGCAGCAGCGTCGACTCGAGCGCATCGCGCATGCCGATGGTGAAGCGGCGCACGGTGTTGGTGGGATCGAAGTGCGGCGTGTCCTGCAGCGTGCGCGCGAACGATTGCAGCGCGCTGCGGACCTCGGCCGCCAGCGAACGCGCCAGCGGCGTGGGCGCCATGCCCTGCCCGCGCCGCTCAAACAGCGGATCGTCGAACAGCGTGCGCAGCCG
It encodes the following:
- a CDS encoding CAP domain-containing protein translates to MIGKRLPADCHSMPSRRARHTTLALTALCTAAALALAACGGGDGGDGATTASAAPGGSAPSGAQASAPAGGQSAATSPSPTSPAGSTTTTITAGACYTVSGPAPAAAPGSGISLLPARGSAVSNYRVLEEPRSAGLCYANYRREQVGLPPLAARDPLNAAAQAHTDYMLANATLTHDESSGNPGYTGATAHERIQAAYPTDATAEVVAGANRWTSVANAQLSMSPKDALVSDLVDAPFHRAALLGSYGSAGSGFAERVGADGSGTSASYYQTVDLADRVRGGSDNQMVAYPFDGQNDVPVNWVNTESPNPAPGYENRTMGYPVSLQAINTSLQFDADNFVITDAAGNNVNCIKVDSRSSGLSSAARGLAVCTPVAPLASQQRYTVRVTGRLGAQPVDLSWSFTTR
- a CDS encoding LysR family transcriptional regulator, whose amino-acid sequence is MQLSRIDLNLFVVFDAIYSEGSITAAARQLNLTQPAVSHALGRLRTLFDDPLFERRGQGMAPTPLARSLAAEVRSALQSFARTLQDTPHFDPTNTVRRFTIGMRDALESTLLPPLMSRVTAMAPQVEIAAIRFDRREMESELLAGTIDAALDILLPVSPAIHHAPFMADPMVVLARRDHPLVKKELTLERYLAAEHVHVSSRRRGAGLEDQALHRMGLTRRVRLRCQHYAAACRVVSCTDLLATLPLRYARIANEPYANRLLSLPFKVPSLELHLYWHAGGENDGANRWLREQLMAVMASLGSGMGDVAAAG